One region of Micromonospora ureilytica genomic DNA includes:
- a CDS encoding DinB family protein encodes MADLSDAKAALHDYLRENREDLIWKLDGLSEREARLPRTATGNNLLGALKHCLNVEAGYFGPTFGREFPTPDELVPMAAFDEDPQADWYAREDETKDGLIDLYRRVGAFADQTIEQLPLDAPGQVPWWQPGRRDVTLQRIIIHVTCDLARHAGHADIMREQHDAAIGLRRGNTNIPDDYDWPAYVSKLTKLADHFD; translated from the coding sequence ATGGCTGATCTGAGCGATGCGAAGGCCGCTCTGCACGACTACCTCCGGGAAAACCGCGAAGACCTCATCTGGAAACTCGACGGGCTCAGCGAACGGGAGGCCAGGCTGCCCCGCACCGCGACCGGCAACAACCTGCTGGGCGCGCTCAAGCATTGCCTCAATGTCGAAGCCGGCTACTTCGGGCCCACGTTCGGTCGCGAGTTCCCGACGCCTGACGAGCTGGTCCCCATGGCGGCGTTCGACGAGGACCCGCAGGCAGACTGGTACGCCCGCGAGGACGAGACGAAGGACGGGCTGATCGACCTGTATCGCCGCGTCGGCGCGTTCGCCGACCAGACGATCGAGCAGCTGCCGCTCGACGCGCCGGGGCAGGTGCCGTGGTGGCAGCCAGGTCGGCGGGACGTGACGCTCCAGCGGATCATCATCCACGTGACCTGCGATCTCGCCCGGCACGCCGGGCACGCCGACATCATGCGCGAACAGCACGACGCGGCGATCGGCCTGCGGCGGGGCAACACCAACATCCCCGACGACTACGACTGGCCGGCGTATGTCAGCAAGCTGACCAAGCTGGCCGACCACTTCGATTGA
- a CDS encoding DUF4253 domain-containing protein, translating to MRDDLDQIETAFLGTPLAGLPIGHGPSGTVLVTDVDPDRLQEVWRAAEALVPVIGRRPVLVTDDFDDALTIRSEPEQGPSASELRAFAEAAASSEPWLTYRHYSEDQQVDEDEIEFYARGTTGVDLTALVPDMVLPTPLPALERALYDRLLTDADLHTQVLGNVRLVTQTDYWYEPDSVLLMLLPTSDVRSSAYWVDFYGALTEEDRQRLGEVLAQWRHRWDARLVASWGTMLQFQVGRRPTPGDEAWAAAGQLKALAPDLELSQWEVAVALPAGDAWFVHNRP from the coding sequence GTGCGCGACGACCTCGACCAGATCGAAACGGCCTTCCTGGGCACGCCACTGGCCGGCCTGCCGATCGGGCACGGCCCGTCGGGCACCGTCCTCGTCACCGACGTCGACCCCGACCGTCTGCAGGAGGTCTGGCGGGCCGCCGAGGCGCTGGTGCCGGTCATCGGACGCCGGCCCGTCCTGGTCACCGACGACTTCGACGACGCGCTGACGATCCGGTCCGAGCCCGAGCAGGGTCCGTCGGCGTCGGAGCTGCGCGCGTTCGCCGAAGCGGCGGCATCCTCCGAACCCTGGCTGACCTACCGCCACTACAGCGAGGACCAACAGGTCGACGAGGACGAGATCGAGTTCTACGCTCGCGGCACCACGGGCGTCGACCTGACCGCCCTGGTGCCGGACATGGTGCTGCCGACGCCGCTCCCGGCGCTGGAGCGGGCGCTGTACGACAGGCTGCTCACCGACGCCGACCTGCACACCCAGGTGCTCGGCAACGTGCGGCTCGTGACGCAGACCGACTACTGGTACGAGCCGGACAGCGTCCTGCTCATGTTGCTGCCCACCAGCGACGTGCGCAGCTCGGCGTACTGGGTGGACTTCTACGGCGCCCTCACCGAGGAGGATCGGCAGAGGCTCGGCGAGGTGCTGGCGCAGTGGCGGCACCGGTGGGATGCCCGCCTGGTCGCGTCGTGGGGCACCATGCTGCAGTTTCAGGTGGGTCGGCGCCCGACGCCGGGTGACGAGGCGTGGGCCGCCGCCGGTCAGCTCAAGGCGCTCGCTCCGGACCTCGAACTGAGCCAGTGGGAGGTCGCCGTCGCCCTACCGGCCGGTGACGCGTGGTTCGTCCACAACCGACCCTGA